Proteins encoded by one window of Dioscorea cayenensis subsp. rotundata cultivar TDr96_F1 chromosome 20, TDr96_F1_v2_PseudoChromosome.rev07_lg8_w22 25.fasta, whole genome shotgun sequence:
- the LOC120251914 gene encoding probable LRR receptor-like serine/threonine-protein kinase At1g53440 — protein sequence MMRFSDGVVPLLLLCALVWSCSETVHCRNQTLPQSEVEALKKIGAKLGKHWDFSVNPCSGTSGWVEPSKSNWYGMANVTCGACQANNCHVTSIILWGQNLTGSLPDELSNLTSLQVINLSFNYLNGTIPAAWASTPLTNLYLGANRITGRIPDELGRITTLKNLYLESNLIEGPLPQSLGNLTNLLRLYLAANNITGKLPESLGNLKNITYFTIGGNPITGKIPGFIGNWTQLYTLEMQGTSLEGPFPPISRLGNIESLEVSDLKGGDGKFPPLQNMTYLYRLVLRNMSITDELPTYIGNTTIPEYLDLSFNALTGKIPDSLKGVLPNLIYLFLNNNKLTGAIPEWILTSAQNIDISYNSFNASNAPTDCSSGFVNMVSSYSSTDNKSINSCLRRNNPCSSIPENYELFINCGGHNMMVDGNEYQEDIDAQGESCYKSYEEKWAYSSTGYFMGSGQSYIANNVSPIVGPSNAINELYTSARRSPLSLTYYGLCLMNGNYTVNLHFAEIIFTDDQTYFAVGRRFFDVSIQGETVLEDFNIAKEANGTGRAIIKSFNATVNSNTLEIHLQWAGKGTRNIPLSYGAHGPLISAISVKHNFKLDTGEIHESPPKGTILGTVAAGCLVIVLVSVFIFFFLRRKNAENHELQGLELHTGIFTLRQIKAATRNFDHANKLGEGGFGPVYKGVLPDGSQIAVKQLSSKSSQGNREFINEIGIISALQHPNLVKLCGCCVEGKQLFLIYEFMENNSLANVLFGLEKERLKLDWPTRHRICLGVARGLAYLHEETRLKVVHRDIKATNVLLDKDLNAKISDFGLARLSGEDVTHISTRIAGTIGYMAPEYAMRGYLTDKADVYSFGVVLLEIVSGLSNINYKPEEDRVHLLDWANILRKQGRLVELVDKTLGPNYSEEEAVMLLNLALICISSSASLRPTMTEVVNIIEGKKSVPVVSKKGKGSDSGLSTWLEAFEKLSDSDSELVSSSTCHEPWTESSATAYVEDKEDTWVSATSKGIFDYSEIGALS from the exons ATGATGAGGTTCAGTGATGGCGTTGTTCCACTCCTCCTTCTCTGTGCCTTGGTTTGGAGTTGCTCTGAGACTGTTCACTGCCGGAACCAAACCCTCCCTCAAAGTGAAG TGGAAGCGCTAAAGAAAATAGGGGCAAAGTTAGGTAAGCATTGGGACTTCTCGGTGAACCCATGCAGTGGGACCTCCGGTTGGGTGGAACCCTCCAAATCCAACTGGTATGGGATGGCCAATGTCACGTGCGGCGCATGCCAAGCCAATAACTGCCACGTCACCAGCATCATCCTCTGGGGCCAAAACCTCACAGGTTCCCTCCCCGATGAGCTTTCTAATCTCACCTCCCTCCAAGTCAT AAATCTCAGTTTCAATTATCTTAATGGCACTATCCCTGCCGCATGGGCTTCAACCCCTCTTACCAACCT TTACCTTGGAGCAAATCGCATTACTGGACGAATTCCTGATGAGCTTGGCAGAATCACCACCCTTAAAAACTT ATATTTGGAAAGTAACTTGATTGAAGGCCCACTTCCACAATCTCTTGGCAATCTAACAAATTTGCTTCGACT CTACCTTGCAGCAAATAACATCACTGGGAAGTTACCAGAGTCATTGGGTAATCTGAAAAACATTACTTACTT CACAATTGGTGGCAATCCCATCACTGGCAAAATTCCTGGTTTCATTGGAAATTGGACACAACTGTATACATT AGAGATGCAAGGCACCTCCTTGGAAGGCCCTTTTCCTCCCATCTCTAGATTGGGAAACATAGAGAGCCT GGAAGTTTCTGACCTGAAAGGAGGTGATGGGAAGTTTCCACCATTACAAAACATGACATATCTGTACAGATT GGTTTTGAGAAACATGTCAATAACTGATGAACTACCTACTTATATTGGGAATACGACAATACCTGAATACTT AGATTTGAGTTTTAATGCCTTGACTGGAAAGATTCCAGACAGCTTAAAAGGAGTCCTGCCGAACCTTATATATTT ATTTCTTAACAATAACAAGCTAACAGGAGCAATACCAGAGTGGATCTTGACAAGTGCACAAAATAT TGATATATCTTATAACAGTTTTAACGCATCCAATGCACCAACCGATTGCTCTTCAGGCTTTGT GAATATGGTATCTAGTTATTCATCAACAGATAATAAATC GATAAATTCGTGTTTAAGGAGGAATAACCCCTGCTCTTCTATACCAGAAA ATTATGAGTTGTTTATAAACTGTGGTGGCCACAACATGATGGTTGATGGGAATGAGTATCAAGAGGATATTGACGCTCAAGGGGAGTCATGTTACAAATCTTATGAAGAAAAATGGGCTTATAGCTCTACCGGTTATTTCATGGGATCAGGCCAATCATACATTGCAAACAATGTGTCACCTATAGTAGGCCCATCCAATGCTATTAATGAATTGTACACAAGTGCTCGACGCAGCCCCCTCTCACTTACATACTATGGCCTCTGCCTTATGAATGGAAATTATACAGTGAACCTACACTTTGCTGAGATAATTTTCACTGATGATCAGACTTATTTCGCTGTAGGAAGGCGCTTCTTTGATGTGTCTATTCAG GGCGAGACGGTCTTGGAGGACTTCAATATTGCAAAAGAAGCTAATGGGACAGGTCGGGCTATCATCAAGAGCTTCAATGCTACGGTAAATAGCAACACTTTGGAGATTCACTTGCAGTGGGCTGGGAAAGGTACCAGGAACATTCCTCTATCTTACGGAGCACATGGACCTTTAATTTCAGCTATTTCAGTTAAACACA ACTTTAAGCTGGATACCGGTGAAATTCATGAGTCACCACCAAAAGGGACCATTTTGGGCACTGTGGCTGCTGGTTGTCTGGTGATCGTCTTGGTCTCAgtattcatcttctttttcttgagaAGAAAAAATGCTGAAAACCATG AACTTCAAGGCCTGGAGTTGCATACTGGAATTTTCACCTTAAGGCAGATCAAAGCTGCAACCAGGAACTTTGATCATGCAAATAAGCTAGGAGAAGGTGGTTTTGGACCAGTTTACAAG GGTGTTCTGCCAGATGGTTCTCAGATTGCTGTGAAGCAGCTTTCTTCAAAGTCTAGTCAAGGAAATCGCGAATTTATAAATGAGATAGGGATAATATCTGCTCTACAGCATCCCAATCTTGTCAAACTTTGTGGCTGTTGCGTTGAGGGAAAACAGTTATTTTTGATCTATGAATTCATGGAAAACAACAGCCTCGCAAATGTTCTTTTCG GTCTTGAAAAAGAAAGACTAAAATTGGATTGGCCAACGAGGCATAGAATTTGCCTGGGCGTAGCTAGAGGCTTGGCATATCTCCATGAGGAAACAAGGTTGAAAGTTGTTCACAGAGACATAAAGGCAACTAATGTGCTGCTAGATAAAGATCTCAATGCAAAAATATCAGACTTTGGTCTGGCTAGACTTTCTGGAGAAGATGTAACCCACATAAGCACTCGGATTGCTGGGACCat AGGATATATGGCACCAGAATATGCAATGAGAGGTTACCTGACGGACAAAGCAGATGTTTACAGCTTTGGAGTGGTCTTATTGGAGATTGTCAGTGGGTTAAGCAACATTAACTACAAGCCAGAGGAAGACCGTGTGCATCTTCTTGATTGG GCTAATATTCTAAGAAAGCAGGGCAGGTTAGTTGAACTTGTTGACAAAACTCTTGGTCCAAACTACTCAGAGGAAGAGGCAGTGATGCTGTTGAATTTAGCTCTGATATGCATCAGCTCTTCTGCATCTCTTAGGCCTACAATGACGGAGGTGGTGAACATCATTGAAGGCAAGAAGTCTGTGCCAGTGGTATCCAAGAAGGGCAAAGGCTCAGATAGTGGTCTCAGCACTTGGCTTGAGGCCTTTGAGAAACTCTCTGACAGCGATAGCGAGTTGGTGAGTTCATCAACATGCCATGAGCCGTGGACAGAGTCTTCAGCGACTGCCTATGTTGAAGACAAAGAGGACACCTGGGTTTCGGCGACTAGCAAGGGCATTTTTGATTACTCCGAAATAGGAGCACTAAGTTAA